Part of the Vitis vinifera cultivar Pinot Noir 40024 chromosome 13, ASM3070453v1 genome is shown below.
GTTTTAGAATTCACAAcctttttagaaagaatttgTGGGAATATATGTGGCCTCATTCATCCTCCATGTAGacaattttagtattttatagttttaataaatGTCTCTACTAAGTGGTCacatgtttcttttctttctattcATAATGTCGCCTTTGCAAGGCTACTTTCTCAAATCATTCGTTTAAGAGCACAATTTCCATATTACTTTATCAATAAAATTCATCTTGATAATGCGGGTGAATTTTCATCCCAATTCTTTATTAACTATTGTGTGTCAATTGGTATTAACATTGAACATCCTATTGCTCATATTCATACCAAAAATGATTTAGCTAAATCCTTTATCAAAAAACTTCAATTGATAGCTCAACCATTATTTCTCAAAACTCAATTACCTCTTTCTATTGGGGGTCATGCTATACTCCATATTGTGTCCTTAATCCATCTTTGACCTTCTTCTCACTGTAATCTCTCACCCCTTACAACTTGTAGTTGATCAATAACCAAATGTTTCCCACTTACAAATTTTTGGTTGTGTTATCCATGTCCCTATTGCTCCTTCTCAAAGGACTAAGATGGGTCTTCAAAGGTGTCTTAggatttatattgattttaattctccatctatcattCAATATTTGGAACCCCAAATAGGTGATGCTTTTATGACATGTTTTGTCAATTGCAATTTTGCTGAGACAATTTTCTTGTCCTTAGGGAgagtaaaattattttaaaaaagacttgaaaataataaaataacttgaaaTGCATTCGCTTTGCTCACCTTGATCCTCAAACAAATCAATATGAACTAAAAGTTCAAAAGATTATTCACTTGCAAAAAATTGTGAATCAACTACTAGATGCATTCACTGATGCTAAGAAAGTAACCAAAGTAAATACTCCAACACGGATTGATGTCCTTATAGGACAATTAAGTAATATCAAAGCAAATAAATCTAAGTCATGTCTGAAGCATGGTAAACTTGTCAACTCAAAAGATGTAATTccctagaaaaagaaaatacaagaaaaaacaTATGAATAGGTGGACACTCCTGTAGAAGTTATACCCGAAAGTGGGTTATTAAAATTGACTGATCAATCCTAAGTTAACAATCAAATGGTCCTTGAAGAGGaacaaattatataattatccCATAAAGAGGCATAAATACCTCAAAATAACAAGATCTCAATTAGTTACTTCCATACTATAAAAAAATGGGATTGAAATACTCTTGttattgataataattttctttccaagTGGCTATTAACATCAAAGAAATGATAAGGATCCTAAACAAAAAACTACGGATGAATGTTGACATAGgtatgattggccaaaatggaaagaagcaatCCAAACAGTgctaaactcattaacaaaacaaGAAGTATTCGGACTTATAGTCCAAATGCTTGAAGACGTAAAGCTTATTAGGCACAAatgggtgtgtgtgtgtgtgttttttctttttcttttttattttatgaaaaaacaatgaggaaaataaaatcataagatataaagcaatTAGTGGCACAAGATTTCTCCTAAAGACCTAGTATTGACTATAAGGAAACATACTCTCCTGTCATAGACACAATCACATTtcgatttttaattattttgacagTCTCAAAAGAACTAGATATGTGTCTCATGGATGTTGTCACGACACATTTATATGGATACGTTGATAATGATATATAGATGAAAGTCTCTGAATGATTTAAATTGCTTGAAGCAAACATTACAAAtcctcgtagcatgtactcaacCAAGATACAACGATCCTTATATggattaaaataatttggaCGTATGTGGCATAATCGCCTTAAAAAATACCTACTAAAAGAGTGGTATGTGAATAAATCTATATGTCCATTcattttcattaagaaatcaaaaaccatatttgcaattattgcaatATATGTGGATgagttaaattttattgagacttctgaagagctcacaagaatagcaaattatttgaagaaagaatTTAGGATGAAAGGTTTTAGAAAAACAAAGTTTTGTCTCAACCAACAtatcacaaatttttttaaatggaatgtTAGTCTATCAGTCAACAAAGAAAGTCTTGAAGCGCTTTGATATAGATAAATCACTTCAATTATGTTGTTTGATGGTAGTTTGTTcacttaaaatgaaaaaagtcaATTCCGTCCTAATGAAGATAATGAAGAACTACTTGGtccaaaaatatcatatctcaatGCTATTGGTGCATTGATGTATCTTACAAATTATATATGACCAAAGAGTGCATCATCTGTAAGCTTGTTTGCAAGATATAGTTCCACGCCAACTTATAAACGGAATTGAGTCCAACATGTACTACAATATCTTTGTGGAACAACCAACATGAGTCTATTTTATTCGAAAGGGTTAGAATCTTAATTACTTGGATATGGAGATCTTGGTTATCTTTAAAAACCCCACAAAACTTGATCTTAAATGGGGATATGTATTTACCTATGGTAGTGAGAAAAGATATTGATGGGCCTTGTAACGGTAAAGCTTTAAGCAAAAACATGTGGTTCAACCAAAGAAACAAATACAACTAAggcattattttaatttattttcaaaaaagttatttattttaatttattatttcaaattatttttaatattaagttataATGTTAAGAGGCTCTTttgatatatttcttttttctataataatattaataactcctatataaaatagagaaatttgaaaaaaaaagaaagtagcTACTCATTATACATTTCTAAAATTTGCTATCAAATTTTACATaagttttaaattcaaaactttACTCTTAACTATCTTAAagtttagttatttaaaaaaagaatttactAAGGTATAGATTTGGTATCTACCGAAATCTCAATCTCCACTGATGAaagtataaaaagaaaaaagaaaaaaaaaggctattGGATGAAggtatataaagataaaactaaggtataaatgaatgagattaaagaacaaaaaaatgaaacttcaaTGTAGTGTGATACTAGATTGATCATACTTTTTTGGTAGGTACCTCTTTGATACTATAACTAGACACTTAAATTAAGTATTTTTCCtacaaaatttatcaaaattattgaaattttctaatcaattctcatattatttttagttcttttgaaattttccttcaaatgttcttgataattttttttataaaccttaaaacttttttttcaatgttcttaggattttggttgtttaagttgataaattttcataattaatttcaatcattatttatttttttaacaataatgaATACCATTAATTACATTATAATTTATAGATGATGaccatatattaattttctcattgCCCCTCTCCTAACAAAAGTTTTTGGCCGTGTGATTATGTACCAATCATGCAATTGCTCTTATCATTTTtcatgtacaatttttttttttattatagaaatgAGAGAATAGAACTTCTCAAATGCAAAATAAGTAAAAGCTAAAGCCATTTAATGGATCAGTGATAAATCTCTCTAATCAAGATATTTGAATTAAGTACTTCAAAGATTTAAAGATTGTCTTCTTAGGCACAAGCAATGAGAGTTTAAAGATTTCAACAATTTCAGACGATAGCGTTATCAAGTAAAGGAGTAGTAGGGATTTCAAGACTTCAATAATTTCAGACTAACATGCAATTTCAAATCATGCATATAGGCCGTCCTAATAGCACTAACCTAGTGCTTGAGCCCAATAGGATATGTGGAAGCATGTGGGGCACTAACCTATTCAATACAACACCACTTTCTTTCCCACTTTCTATGTGGGATTACTTTTTTCAAacctaaatagaaaaattactTATGCAAGGTAGGGTTTCAACTaaaaaccttgagattgaaatCAACAACCTTTACCACTAGGTTAAATGAGaatataaaatcttttatatattatattataaattaattaaaataaaaaatattataaataaataaattttaattttttattatgtattttatataataatttaatataaaataaatataattttataaataaaattatcaacattttaaatgaaaaaaatacttatatatcttaatttcttttatatcttttgatatatattaatttccttattaaaacaacttcaataaatgtattattatttttctatcattttttgagtttttccaacgtttttatgagtttttattttttattaatttttgtctcacttatattttgtgttaaaatatCCATCAATACTGTTGATATCCATAAAATTAAGTTATTGATGTATCCGTCaaaaccaatgttttaaaaactgaaTCAAACCAACCAATCCTACTATCGACCGGTGAACAAATCGGTTCGATCCACCCTAGCAAATTGTTTAGTCATCTAATTGCTTGTGAATCAGTGGTTGAATAAGTGAATCGCTTGAACCAGGTGGCTCTTAACGAATCGaacattttgtttattttttatttttttaagccaAAAGGACGTCGTTTTGATGAAACTATATTACTCCATGAGGATCCCATCCATCCCATTTGTCATCAACTCCAATAAGCTTTTAGTCTTTCAAGTCAAAAATTCTTGTATGCCTTTTATACCCCATGATCCTTACATATTTTTGATCCATTTTCGAGTATGGGACCTTTGGGTGTAAAAATTAAGGCTGAACCATTAAGTTATGAAACCTtttcattatattatatttgcaaataaaaatatataaaaaaattaattttttttttcaaatttttattgtataaaaccctttcacatttatttttataataattatataatgataattataaaaataatataaattaattaatataataatttaaaaataataaaatacaaagacatgcaaatgaaattaaatattataattttttttcattttagatatatctttatatttaaatattatatatgttctatttaataaaatttaaaatattaatacatttatatttatcttcatcatttaatttgatatgtcaaatataaaaatgaaatattattataatttttaattatatataattttaatttcttacaattattttaaattttatataatatataaattatatatttatgacgtcaccggtttgATCGCGGTTCGACCACTGATCTAAACAATGAACCATGAGCCGGTAACTTTTTCGATTCAATCACTAGTCTGGTTCTTAAAACATTGATCAAACCTGATATTTTCAAATCATGATACACTTTCCAAAGAaattaatgaatgaaaaaaatgaaaactttataATGCAAAAGAGTGAATGCATAGAAAATCAACACTCATGGTTATATACTGTTACATCAACATAAAAGTCTAAAATACAAGGATGCATAACACCAAGAAacttaaaacattaaatataaatccAACTAACAAAGTAATACTCAATTATCCTCGTTCTTAGTGTTGCAGGACATTTTAAAGGATAAACCAGAGCCACCGAGCTTTTCTTCAAAAGCATTTTCAATTCGCTCTGCCATGGAAGGGGTTACATAATTAACCCAATCTCCCACCTCTCTTTTCCTATAGAAACTGCTATTTTTAAGTCCACTGGTGTGCATTCCATTCATATTCACCTCTAAGTTTTTAAGGCTATCAAGACTACACAATCTTGATATTTCCTCTATCATCCCTTGTCTCTCTTCCTCCTCAGAGAAAGGAACGCCCAGGAAGTGGGCTAACCTTTTCAATTGATAGATGATGTCCTCTTTCAAATCTTCATATTTCAGAAACAACACCTTCTCTGGTCTCTCCCTACTCATCCTCCAGTACCCCAACACGTGATCCCAGTATGGTCCACATCCTTCAATTCTCTTGCACACCATCTCCAGACCAGCCTCTAGTGAATCTGGCTGCAGGGGTTCAGGGCGATTGTGGTTTACGAAATGCCACAGTGAAATGAATTTGTCTACTGGATTTCGACACATGTACACAATCCGACACTTAGAATCTTTAATGGACGGCGGCAACAGTTCATATGGTAGGTGGGTTGCAAGGAATCTAGGGCGAGGAAGGTCTGGAGATCGGGATACTCCGATTTCATGTAATAAAGGTCATATTCAAGGAAACGTACCAGTTGATGAGGGCTGGTAGTGAGCAAAGGGCTCTGAGTGAGTGGGGAATCTTTTCGGTTGGCAATGGCAAAGGTGAGGGCCTTCAACCAAGTGGTGCCTGATTTTGCAGAAGTGATGATTAATACATCTTCGTCTTCTACCTGGAAGTG
Proteins encoded:
- the LOC100255876 gene encoding cytosolic sulfotransferase 15-like, with the protein product MESSAIPLFEEVDFEKLSDECQQLLATLPREKTWDGSYYYLYQGFWFRAIPLHGIILFQKHFQVEDEDVLIITSAKSGTTWLKALTFAIANRKDSPLTQSPLLTTSPHQLPDSLEAGLEMVCKRIEGCGPYWDHVLGYWRMSRERPEKVLFLKYEDLKEDIIYQLKRLAHFLGVPFSEEEERQGMIEEISRLCSLDSLKNLEVNMNGMHTSGLKNSSFYRKREVGDWVNYVTPSMAERIENAFEEKLGGSGLSFKMSCNTKNEDN